In Achromobacter spanius, the following proteins share a genomic window:
- a CDS encoding Bug family tripartite tricarboxylate transporter substrate binding protein, with protein sequence MFKILLRATCVALGLSIAPSSVLAQEGQPIQLIVPYNPGGGSDLFARLVAPGLGKAMNQTVIVENRAGAGGIIGTEAVVRATPPNKMLLVSDSAVYSIIPSLYTPLSYSRKDLIPVANLATFGNVLVVPANSRFKTFQDLLETARKSPGKLSIGSSGTGGITHLAAERLMEQAKIKLVHVPYKGSGPAITDTAGGHIDMVFTGLPSVLELLRSGKLRALAIATDKRSPYAPEIPTISESGVPGFSALISQGLFAPVNTPPETVQKLNQAVQDFMNQPDTKETLRKMMVEPVYQSSAEYKTWLDKEASEWAALIKRADIKVQ encoded by the coding sequence ATGTTCAAAATACTGTTACGCGCGACCTGCGTCGCACTCGGGCTGTCTATCGCCCCATCGTCCGTTCTGGCGCAAGAGGGGCAACCCATACAACTGATCGTTCCTTACAACCCGGGAGGCGGCTCCGATCTCTTCGCCCGCCTGGTCGCGCCAGGGCTGGGCAAGGCCATGAACCAAACCGTGATCGTTGAAAATCGCGCCGGCGCGGGCGGCATCATCGGCACCGAGGCGGTGGTCAGGGCAACCCCTCCCAACAAGATGCTGCTGGTGTCGGATTCCGCTGTCTACTCCATCATTCCCTCGCTATACACACCGCTTTCGTACTCCCGCAAGGACTTGATCCCCGTGGCCAATCTGGCCACGTTCGGGAACGTGCTGGTCGTGCCCGCGAACTCGCGTTTCAAGACGTTCCAGGATCTGCTGGAAACCGCGCGCAAGTCCCCGGGCAAGTTGTCGATCGGGTCGTCTGGAACGGGCGGCATTACGCACTTGGCGGCTGAAAGACTCATGGAACAAGCGAAGATCAAACTCGTGCACGTTCCGTACAAAGGCAGCGGCCCCGCGATTACCGACACCGCGGGTGGCCACATCGACATGGTGTTCACGGGATTGCCATCCGTGTTGGAGTTGCTGCGGTCCGGAAAGCTGCGTGCATTGGCGATCGCTACCGACAAGCGCTCCCCGTATGCGCCCGAGATCCCCACGATCAGCGAATCAGGAGTACCAGGATTTTCGGCGCTGATATCCCAAGGCTTGTTCGCGCCCGTCAATACGCCCCCCGAAACCGTTCAGAAGCTGAATCAGGCCGTGCAGGACTTCATGAACCAGCCCGACACCAAAGAGACACTGAGAAAAATGATGGTGGAACCCGTGTACCAGTCGTCCGCCGAATACAAGACCTGGCTGGACAAGGAAGCCAGTGAATGGGCAGCGCTGATCAAGCGCGCCGACATCAAAGTGCAATGA
- a CDS encoding CaiB/BaiF CoA transferase family protein, producing MAGQILAGIRVLELGQLIAGPFAAKTLADFGAQVIKIEPPGQGDPLRKWRLLHEGTSVWWEAQSRNKQSVCVDLRQQEGQDIVRLLAQQADVLIENFRPGTLEKWGLSWEALRELNPRLIMLRISGYGQTGPKAREPGFAAIGEAMAGLRYLNGEPGRAPVRAGLSLGDTIAGLHGALGVMMALYQRDARGGVGQVIDAALYESLFNLSESLLPEYSVFGAVREPAGAALPGIAPSNAYPCQDGYVLIAGNGDAIYTRLMARIGRDDLGQDPALAHNDGRARRVAEIDAAIGAWTQTRLIDDVLAAMREADVPAGRIYSVADIAADPHYRARNAITTVESAAGVQVEMPAVFPYLSANPGAVRERAPTLGEHTDAVLAQAGLSDEQRDALRAKGVIA from the coding sequence ATGGCTGGGCAGATTCTTGCTGGCATCCGCGTGCTGGAGCTGGGTCAACTGATAGCAGGGCCGTTCGCCGCCAAGACTCTGGCGGATTTTGGCGCGCAGGTCATCAAGATCGAGCCCCCCGGGCAAGGCGACCCGCTGCGCAAATGGCGTTTGCTGCACGAAGGCACGTCCGTGTGGTGGGAAGCGCAGTCGCGCAACAAGCAGTCGGTGTGTGTGGACCTGCGTCAGCAGGAAGGCCAGGACATCGTGCGCCTGTTGGCCCAGCAGGCCGACGTGCTGATCGAAAACTTTCGCCCTGGCACCCTGGAAAAATGGGGCTTGTCGTGGGAAGCCCTGCGTGAACTGAACCCGCGTCTGATCATGCTGCGCATCTCGGGCTATGGCCAGACCGGCCCCAAGGCGCGCGAGCCGGGCTTTGCGGCCATCGGCGAGGCCATGGCCGGGCTGCGTTACCTGAACGGCGAACCAGGCCGCGCGCCGGTGCGGGCGGGCTTGTCGCTGGGCGACACCATCGCGGGTCTGCATGGCGCGCTGGGCGTGATGATGGCGCTGTACCAACGCGATGCGCGTGGCGGCGTGGGCCAAGTGATCGACGCGGCGCTCTACGAAAGCCTGTTCAACCTGAGCGAAAGCCTGTTGCCGGAATACTCCGTGTTCGGCGCCGTGCGCGAGCCGGCCGGCGCCGCGCTGCCGGGCATCGCGCCGTCCAACGCCTATCCGTGCCAGGACGGCTACGTGCTCATCGCCGGCAACGGCGACGCCATCTACACCCGCCTGATGGCACGCATCGGCCGCGACGATCTGGGCCAGGACCCGGCCTTGGCGCACAACGATGGCCGCGCTCGACGCGTGGCCGAGATCGACGCCGCCATCGGCGCTTGGACACAAACCCGGCTGATCGACGACGTATTGGCCGCGATGCGCGAAGCCGACGTGCCGGCCGGCCGCATCTATTCGGTGGCGGATATTGCCGCCGACCCGCACTACCGCGCCCGCAATGCCATCACCACCGTAGAATCCGCCGCCGGCGTGCAAGTGGAAATGCCGGCCGTCTTTCCGTATCTATCGGCCAACCCCGGCGCGGTCCGCGAACGCGCGCCCACGCTGGGCGAGCACACCGATGCCGTGCTGGCGCAGGCGGGCTTGTCGGACGAACAACGCGACGCGCTGCGCGCCAAGGGAGTAATCGCATGA
- a CDS encoding hydroxymethylglutaryl-CoA lyase, with product MNAGPTKIEINEVGPRDGLQIEKTLVATDDKVAFVDALSDCGFARIEVTSFTSPKAIPALADAADVMRRIRRRPGVIYTALVPNIRGLERALEAGTDEMNLVMSCSETHNRANLRMTREQSYAELSQVLAAAGRSGTPCNVSLSTAFGCPFDGDVPVDQVLDLATRLADAGATGITLCDTTGMAYPTQVAALCEQASARLPGVALTVHLHNTRGMALANAMAAWQTGITRFDAAAGGLGGCPYAPGASGNVNTEELVHMFACMGVDTGVSLTPLLAIVRGLPALVQRDLSNALLQAGPRLATHAAPAWLAERFPE from the coding sequence ATGAACGCCGGCCCCACCAAGATCGAGATCAACGAAGTCGGCCCCCGGGACGGCCTGCAGATAGAAAAAACCCTGGTCGCCACCGACGACAAGGTCGCCTTCGTGGACGCCTTGTCCGACTGCGGCTTTGCGCGCATCGAAGTCACCAGTTTCACGTCGCCCAAGGCCATCCCCGCGCTGGCCGACGCGGCGGACGTGATGCGCCGCATCCGCCGCCGTCCGGGCGTGATCTATACCGCGCTGGTGCCCAACATCCGCGGGTTGGAACGCGCGCTGGAAGCCGGCACAGACGAAATGAATCTGGTCATGTCGTGCAGCGAGACGCATAACCGCGCCAACCTGCGCATGACGCGCGAGCAGTCGTATGCGGAACTGTCGCAGGTGCTGGCCGCAGCGGGCCGCAGCGGCACGCCGTGCAATGTGTCCCTGTCCACCGCCTTCGGTTGCCCGTTTGATGGCGACGTGCCGGTGGATCAGGTGCTGGACCTGGCCACACGGCTGGCGGACGCCGGCGCCACCGGCATCACCCTGTGCGACACCACCGGCATGGCGTACCCGACGCAAGTGGCCGCCCTGTGTGAACAGGCGTCCGCACGGCTGCCCGGCGTGGCGCTGACCGTGCACCTGCACAATACGCGCGGCATGGCGCTGGCAAATGCGATGGCCGCTTGGCAAACCGGCATCACCCGCTTTGACGCGGCGGCCGGCGGCCTGGGCGGATGCCCGTACGCGCCCGGCGCCAGCGGCAACGTCAACACCGAAGAACTGGTGCACATGTTCGCCTGCATGGGCGTGGATACCGGCGTGTCGCTTACGCCTTTGCTGGCCATCGTGCGCGGCTTGCCCGCACTGGTGCAGCGCGATCTGAGCAACGCCTTGCTACAAGCAGGCCCCCGCCTGGCGACCCACGCCGCGCCCGCCTGGCTGGCCGAGAGATTTCCAGAGTAG
- a CDS encoding DUF305 domain-containing protein — translation MDKSSNNTQKRGYARFALMIVVATTIMYGLMYLNVYALSHIYFSQTRLWMAVIMGAVMAVVMLGFMLSMYRNRRINLGIVIGSVAAFAAALWLVRSQATVDDISYMRAMIPHHSIAILTSERARIRDPRVRKLADGIIRAQVKEIGEMEQLIADLEKNPPPEGSPELRDYRELGLPAPKPE, via the coding sequence ATGGACAAATCGTCAAACAACACTCAAAAGAGGGGTTACGCCCGCTTCGCACTGATGATCGTCGTAGCGACGACCATCATGTACGGCTTGATGTACTTGAACGTCTATGCCCTGTCGCATATCTATTTCAGCCAAACGCGGCTGTGGATGGCGGTGATCATGGGCGCCGTCATGGCGGTGGTCATGCTGGGGTTCATGCTGTCAATGTATCGCAACCGGCGCATCAACCTGGGCATCGTCATCGGCAGCGTTGCCGCCTTCGCCGCCGCATTGTGGCTGGTGCGCAGCCAAGCCACGGTGGACGATATTTCGTACATGCGGGCCATGATCCCCCACCACTCCATTGCGATTCTGACCAGTGAACGCGCGCGCATCCGCGACCCGCGCGTTCGCAAACTGGCGGATGGAATCATCCGGGCACAGGTCAAGGAAATAGGCGAAATGGAACAGCTTATCGCCGACCTGGAAAAGAACCCGCCGCCCGAAGGCAGCCCGGAACTTCGCGACTACCGAGAACTAGGCCTGCCGGCGCCCAAGCCGGAATAA
- a CDS encoding SDR family oxidoreductase: MDLRIAGKWALVCGASKGLGRGCAQALASEGVNLVITARHPDTLESTARELRMLAPNVDIRTAVGDIATEQGREAALAQAPAIDILINNAGGPPAGDMQDWTRDDWIRALDANMLAPIALIKATVDGMAKRGYGRVINITSSAVKAPIAALGLSNGARSGLTGFIAGLARQAKLAGRNVTLNNVLPGTFDTDRLRSNLTAMAGRANASVESYTDHRREAIPAKRFGTPAEFGAVCAFLCGMDAGYLTGQNILLDGGAYPGTF; this comes from the coding sequence ATGGACTTGCGGATTGCGGGTAAATGGGCGCTGGTGTGCGGCGCCAGCAAAGGACTGGGGCGCGGATGCGCGCAAGCGTTGGCGTCCGAAGGCGTGAATCTTGTGATCACTGCCCGCCACCCGGACACGCTGGAAAGCACAGCTAGAGAACTGCGCATGCTGGCGCCAAATGTCGACATCCGTACCGCCGTTGGCGATATCGCCACCGAGCAGGGCCGTGAAGCCGCGCTGGCGCAAGCTCCCGCCATCGACATCCTGATCAACAACGCAGGCGGACCGCCCGCGGGCGATATGCAGGATTGGACGCGCGACGACTGGATCCGCGCACTGGACGCGAACATGCTGGCGCCGATTGCGTTGATCAAGGCCACTGTCGACGGCATGGCCAAACGCGGCTACGGCCGGGTCATCAACATTACGTCGTCGGCCGTCAAAGCGCCGATCGCGGCATTGGGACTATCGAACGGCGCGCGCTCCGGCCTGACCGGGTTCATCGCGGGGTTGGCGCGGCAAGCCAAGCTGGCTGGACGAAATGTCACCCTGAACAACGTGCTGCCCGGCACCTTCGATACAGACCGCCTGCGCAGCAATTTGACCGCGATGGCCGGGCGCGCGAATGCGTCGGTCGAGTCCTATACCGATCATCGGCGCGAGGCGATTCCCGCGAAGCGATTCGGCACGCCGGCAGAATTTGGTGCCGTCTGCGCATTCTTATGCGGCATGGATGCCGGCTACCTGACCGGGCAGAACATTCTGCTGGATGGCGGCGCCTATCCAGGCACGTTCTGA
- a CDS encoding enolase C-terminal domain-like protein, which yields MKIDNVSLTLFAWDDIPPTSYAAHTGKFAGSSKLGLLSIQTDAGVTGHAFLGSAYYPADLDGPNLIKYLKPILMGQDPLDRERLFQAMWRRSRTTTVRTIGACDVALWDIAGKVAGLPIHQLIGGYRNKIKAYASSMILDSVEEYADEARHYQALNWAAYKIHPPHPWKEDIRVCEGVRKAVGDDYLLMLDAAWAYQYPEAVRVGRAIEELDYYWYEDPLQDSDIYNYVKLKQQLHIPIMATEAPAAVLDAYVPWIQQSATDFLRGDVPLKGGITNMLKTAHLAEAFRMNYEIHHGGNSLNNVAQLHVAMALKNTEFFEVLLPGGAQKYGLIEDIEPDAEGYVHAPTGPGLGAKIDFDLIERKRVAML from the coding sequence ATGAAAATCGACAACGTCAGTCTTACGCTTTTCGCCTGGGACGACATTCCGCCAACCAGCTATGCCGCGCACACCGGCAAGTTTGCCGGTTCCAGCAAGCTGGGGCTACTGTCCATCCAGACCGACGCGGGCGTGACGGGCCACGCCTTCCTGGGATCGGCGTATTACCCCGCCGATCTGGACGGCCCAAACCTGATCAAGTATCTCAAGCCCATACTGATGGGCCAGGACCCGCTGGACCGGGAACGCCTGTTCCAGGCCATGTGGCGGCGTTCGCGGACGACCACGGTGCGCACCATCGGCGCCTGCGACGTCGCGTTGTGGGACATCGCGGGCAAGGTCGCCGGCCTGCCCATCCACCAGTTGATCGGTGGCTACCGCAACAAGATCAAAGCCTACGCCAGCTCGATGATCCTGGACTCGGTCGAAGAATACGCCGACGAAGCGCGTCACTATCAGGCGTTGAACTGGGCCGCCTACAAGATCCACCCGCCCCACCCCTGGAAAGAGGACATCCGCGTATGCGAAGGCGTGCGCAAGGCCGTAGGCGACGACTACCTGCTGATGCTGGACGCCGCCTGGGCTTATCAGTATCCCGAAGCCGTGCGGGTAGGACGCGCGATAGAGGAATTGGATTACTACTGGTACGAGGACCCGCTGCAGGATTCGGACATCTACAACTACGTAAAGCTGAAGCAGCAACTGCACATCCCCATCATGGCAACCGAGGCCCCGGCCGCCGTCCTGGATGCCTATGTGCCGTGGATACAGCAAAGCGCGACCGACTTCCTGCGCGGCGATGTCCCGCTGAAGGGCGGCATTACCAACATGCTGAAGACGGCGCATCTGGCCGAAGCGTTCCGCATGAATTACGAAATCCACCACGGAGGAAATTCGTTGAACAACGTGGCGCAACTGCACGTGGCCATGGCGCTGAAGAACACCGAGTTCTTCGAAGTGCTATTGCCCGGTGGGGCACAGAAATACGGTCTGATCGAGGACATAGAGCCGGACGCCGAGGGCTACGTCCATGCACCGACCGGCCCCGGACTGGGGGCGAAGATCGACTTCGATCTGATCGAGCGAAAGCGCGTCGCGATGCTGTGA
- a CDS encoding LysR substrate-binding domain-containing protein: protein MNLARIDLVTLALFVAVARQGSISAGARQSHLAVGAASKRISDLETALGTALLYRNAAGVELTDAGQACLVHALRVLQEVEQMTGALSDFAQGVRGQVRIAANTSSLTQFLPEDLAAFMDGHPAVRIDLEEQNSSDIVTAVLENRADIGVFADRTPADGLSTFPYRLDELVVIVPQRHPLASEAQVAFADTLAYDYVGLPPATSLATRLSDESGRLGRAMRLRIQVRSFDAICRMVAATRGVGILPRIAAEPHARSMPIKLIPLTDEWARRWLLLGVRDADTLTVGARLLLAHLRGDN from the coding sequence ATGAACCTTGCCCGTATCGACCTCGTCACACTCGCCCTGTTTGTTGCCGTTGCGCGCCAGGGCAGCATCTCGGCCGGCGCGCGCCAATCGCATCTGGCGGTGGGGGCGGCCAGCAAGCGGATCTCCGACCTGGAAACCGCCCTGGGCACCGCGCTGCTGTACCGCAACGCCGCCGGGGTGGAACTGACCGATGCCGGCCAGGCCTGCCTGGTCCACGCGCTGCGCGTGTTGCAGGAAGTGGAGCAGATGACGGGCGCGCTGTCGGATTTCGCGCAAGGCGTGCGCGGGCAGGTGCGCATTGCCGCCAATACCTCGTCGCTGACGCAGTTCCTGCCCGAAGACCTGGCCGCCTTCATGGATGGCCACCCGGCCGTGCGCATCGACCTGGAAGAGCAGAACAGCAGCGACATCGTCACCGCCGTGCTTGAAAACCGCGCCGATATCGGCGTATTCGCCGACCGTACGCCCGCCGACGGCTTGTCGACCTTCCCCTACCGCTTGGATGAACTGGTGGTGATCGTGCCACAGCGCCACCCCTTGGCTTCTGAGGCGCAAGTGGCGTTTGCGGACACCTTGGCCTACGACTACGTGGGCCTGCCGCCGGCCACGTCGCTGGCTACCCGTTTGTCCGACGAAAGCGGTCGTCTGGGCCGAGCCATGCGCTTGCGCATCCAGGTGCGCAGCTTTGACGCGATCTGCCGCATGGTCGCGGCGACCCGTGGCGTTGGCATCCTTCCGCGCATCGCGGCCGAGCCGCATGCGCGGTCGATGCCGATCAAACTCATTCCCCTGACCGACGAATGGGCGCGCCGCTGGCTGCTGCTGGGCGTGCGCGATGCCGACACGCTGACCGTAGGCGCGCGCCTGTTGCTGGCCCATCTGCGCGGCGATAACTAA
- a CDS encoding Bug family tripartite tricarboxylate transporter substrate binding protein, with amino-acid sequence MALPCLPTILRAGIAAALTLGASAASAQADFPNRPVTLIVSAAPGGTTDIAARLIAQPLGAALGQSVVVENKPGASGGIAAQTVARAKADGYTLLLQYSGFQVITPHVTPTAGWDPIKDFAPVANVLSAPQVVVVRPDLPINSLKELVAYAKANPGKLNYASSGNGSLQQVATELLNQMAGTQITHIPYKGTGPALNDLLGGAVDMTITTPPPLLGQIAAGKLRALAVTGNTRLPSLPNVPTAAEAGYPDLIVSSWFAMYAPKDTPAPVVDKIAGEIQKIMKTDAFRQKAAEQGAEAIFMGPKELGAYTQSELDRWGKVVKTAKITAN; translated from the coding sequence ATGGCATTGCCCTGCCTGCCCACCATCCTGCGCGCCGGTATCGCCGCCGCCCTGACCCTCGGCGCCAGCGCCGCCAGCGCACAAGCCGACTTCCCCAATCGTCCGGTCACGCTGATCGTGTCCGCCGCGCCGGGCGGCACCACCGACATCGCGGCCCGCCTGATCGCCCAGCCTCTGGGCGCGGCGCTGGGCCAGAGCGTCGTCGTCGAGAACAAGCCGGGCGCCTCGGGCGGTATCGCCGCGCAGACGGTGGCGCGCGCCAAGGCCGATGGCTACACGCTGCTGCTGCAATACTCCGGCTTCCAGGTCATCACGCCCCACGTCACGCCCACCGCCGGCTGGGACCCGATCAAGGACTTCGCCCCCGTCGCCAACGTGCTGTCGGCGCCGCAAGTCGTGGTGGTGCGCCCGGACCTGCCCATCAATTCGCTCAAGGAACTGGTGGCCTACGCCAAGGCCAACCCGGGCAAGCTGAACTACGCATCGTCCGGCAACGGCTCGCTGCAACAGGTGGCCACCGAACTGCTGAACCAGATGGCCGGCACGCAGATCACGCACATCCCCTACAAGGGCACCGGCCCCGCGCTGAACGACCTGCTGGGCGGCGCCGTGGACATGACCATCACCACGCCCCCGCCGCTGCTGGGCCAGATCGCCGCCGGCAAGCTGCGCGCGCTGGCCGTCACCGGCAACACCCGCCTGCCGTCCCTGCCGAACGTGCCCACCGCCGCCGAGGCCGGCTATCCCGACCTGATCGTGTCATCGTGGTTCGCCATGTACGCCCCCAAGGACACGCCCGCCCCGGTCGTGGACAAGATCGCCGGTGAAATCCAGAAAATCATGAAGACCGACGCCTTCCGCCAAAAGGCCGCCGAGCAAGGAGCGGAAGCCATCTTCATGGGGCCGAAGGAACTGGGCGCGTATACGCAGTCGGAACTGGACCGCTGGGGCAAGGTAGTCAAGACCGCGAAGATCACGGCTAACTGA
- a CDS encoding acetolactate synthase large subunit translates to MNGAEALVRTLVNAGVTTCFANPGTSEMHFVSALDRVPGMRCVLGLAETVVTGCADGYGRMMGRPAATLLHCGPGLANGLANLHNAKRAYTPVVNIVGDHATYHVAYDTPLTSDVESLARPMSQWVRLSRHARSVADDAALAVQAARTAPGGVATLILPADTAWTESDGPQQPHPVPARRQAGSQHIDQAARALRAQGADGAAMILLGTGGLTEAGQLAAWRIARATGAALRTTTFVARMPRGHGRPPIDRLPYAVNQALATLAPVRTLILAGAPAPAAFFAYPDKPSDLCAQGTTVIPLAGVDEDAEAALIALAEALRAPRQVDLGLPAPETGMPSGAFTPAAFGQVLARLLPHDGIVMEDAVTSGRGLFTPTFQAAAHDWLQNTGGAIGGGIPTATGAAIACPDRPVICLQADGAGMYSLQGLWTQARERLNVVTIVFANRAYAILQGELRAVGAVPGPASNALFSLNDPALDWVRLAQGMGVPAERTDTMEGLADALSRALHAQGPYLIELLC, encoded by the coding sequence ATGAACGGCGCCGAAGCGCTGGTGCGCACGTTGGTCAATGCAGGCGTCACCACATGTTTTGCGAATCCGGGAACATCGGAGATGCACTTTGTGTCGGCGCTGGATCGAGTCCCCGGCATGCGCTGCGTGCTGGGTTTGGCCGAGACCGTCGTGACGGGCTGCGCCGACGGTTATGGCCGCATGATGGGGCGCCCCGCCGCCACTCTGCTGCATTGCGGCCCTGGGCTGGCCAATGGATTGGCAAACCTGCACAACGCAAAGCGTGCCTACACGCCCGTCGTCAATATCGTGGGCGACCACGCCACCTACCACGTCGCCTACGACACGCCGTTGACGTCCGACGTGGAAAGCCTGGCGCGGCCCATGTCGCAATGGGTACGTCTGTCGCGCCATGCCCGTAGCGTGGCCGATGACGCCGCGCTGGCGGTACAGGCCGCCCGCACGGCGCCAGGCGGTGTGGCCACATTGATCCTGCCCGCCGACACAGCCTGGACGGAGTCCGACGGCCCGCAACAACCCCACCCGGTGCCGGCCCGCCGTCAGGCCGGCAGCCAGCACATCGACCAGGCTGCGCGCGCCTTGCGTGCCCAGGGCGCCGACGGCGCCGCCATGATCTTGCTGGGTACTGGCGGGCTGACGGAAGCGGGCCAGCTGGCCGCCTGGCGTATCGCCCGCGCCACGGGTGCGGCACTGCGCACCACCACTTTCGTGGCACGCATGCCGCGCGGACACGGGCGGCCGCCTATCGACCGATTGCCGTATGCCGTGAACCAGGCGCTGGCCACGCTGGCGCCCGTCCGCACGTTGATCCTGGCCGGGGCACCGGCGCCCGCGGCTTTCTTTGCGTATCCCGACAAGCCCAGCGACTTGTGCGCCCAGGGGACGACGGTGATCCCGTTGGCCGGTGTCGACGAAGATGCCGAGGCAGCGCTGATTGCACTGGCCGAAGCACTGCGGGCGCCACGGCAGGTCGATCTTGGATTGCCCGCGCCGGAAACGGGCATGCCCAGCGGTGCGTTCACGCCGGCGGCGTTTGGCCAGGTGCTGGCGCGCCTTCTGCCGCATGACGGCATCGTGATGGAAGACGCCGTCACATCCGGACGCGGGCTGTTCACGCCGACTTTCCAGGCCGCCGCACATGACTGGCTGCAGAACACCGGCGGCGCCATTGGCGGGGGCATTCCCACCGCCACCGGCGCGGCGATCGCGTGCCCAGACCGCCCCGTGATTTGCCTGCAAGCCGATGGCGCCGGCATGTATTCGCTGCAAGGCCTGTGGACGCAAGCCCGCGAACGTCTGAACGTCGTGACCATCGTCTTCGCGAACCGGGCCTATGCCATTTTGCAAGGCGAACTGCGCGCCGTCGGCGCGGTGCCGGGCCCCGCGTCCAACGCGCTGTTCAGCTTGAACGACCCCGCGCTGGACTGGGTACGACTGGCCCAGGGCATGGGCGTGCCCGCTGAACGCACCGACACCATGGAAGGGCTCGCCGACGCCTTATCGCGCGCCTTGCATGCGCAAGGGCCCTACCTGATTGAACTGCTGTGTTGA
- a CDS encoding FadR/GntR family transcriptional regulator — protein MRAQRPPRLADQLYDRLLQQITYGKYPEESRLPSEMDLCATFGVSRPVVREALFRLQADGVIISQRGAGSYVRRRPSPELVKLAPIGGLAELVRCMELRSALEGDAACMAATRRSEGDLQAMATALEDMRVAFDARQVGNEADFRFHQAIANACGNDLFVTMLQSLSKQIFDYMRVMRSLALSSAVTRGQQVQREHERIFQAISKQQPEEARDAMREHIYNSRMRTLDASFSPTVARKR, from the coding sequence TTGCGCGCCCAGCGTCCGCCCCGACTGGCCGACCAACTCTACGATCGGTTGCTACAGCAGATCACCTACGGAAAATATCCGGAAGAAAGCCGGCTGCCTTCCGAGATGGATTTGTGCGCGACTTTCGGCGTCTCCCGCCCCGTGGTGCGCGAAGCGCTATTCAGGTTGCAGGCAGACGGCGTCATTATTTCCCAGCGCGGCGCCGGGTCGTATGTGCGTCGGCGGCCCAGCCCTGAACTGGTGAAACTGGCGCCGATCGGCGGGCTGGCAGAGCTGGTGCGCTGCATGGAATTGCGCAGTGCGCTAGAAGGTGACGCTGCCTGCATGGCGGCGACGCGTCGCAGCGAAGGTGATCTGCAAGCCATGGCAACTGCGCTGGAAGACATGCGCGTCGCTTTCGATGCTCGCCAGGTGGGCAACGAAGCTGACTTCCGGTTCCACCAAGCGATTGCGAACGCCTGTGGAAATGACCTGTTCGTGACGATGCTGCAATCGCTATCCAAGCAGATATTCGATTACATGCGTGTGATGCGCAGCCTGGCGTTATCCAGCGCGGTCACTCGCGGCCAACAAGTGCAGCGAGAGCACGAGCGCATTTTTCAAGCCATCAGCAAGCAGCAGCCCGAAGAGGCGCGTGACGCGATGCGCGAGCATATCTACAACTCCAGAATGCGGACGCTGGACGCAAGCTTTTCGCCCACGGTCGCGCGCAAGCGTTAA
- a CDS encoding glutathione S-transferase family protein, producing the protein MIDLYAWRTTNGLRATIALAECELPHRVIPIDVGAGAQKSPDYLKINPASQIPAMVDPDGPGGQPLVLAQSGAIVLYACQKAGRFVPDNAADRAIAMQWAWQAGTDIGGTSASMNQVEVVSPLKVQEHIDLFQKRFARYFRIVEEHLAKRDYLANSISYADFILYPNYALRRNLLDPAAFPALAAWADRMSQRPGVIAGMRLHADTGKSP; encoded by the coding sequence ATGATAGATCTCTACGCCTGGCGCACCACCAATGGCCTGCGTGCCACCATTGCCCTGGCCGAATGCGAATTGCCGCATCGCGTCATCCCCATCGATGTGGGCGCCGGCGCGCAAAAGTCGCCCGACTACTTGAAGATAAATCCCGCCAGCCAGATCCCCGCCATGGTCGATCCGGATGGGCCGGGCGGCCAGCCGCTGGTACTGGCCCAATCGGGCGCCATCGTGCTGTACGCCTGCCAGAAAGCAGGCCGCTTTGTTCCCGACAACGCCGCCGACCGGGCCATAGCAATGCAATGGGCCTGGCAAGCGGGCACCGATATAGGCGGCACCAGCGCTTCGATGAACCAGGTGGAAGTGGTGTCGCCGCTGAAAGTGCAAGAACACATCGACCTGTTCCAGAAGCGCTTCGCCCGCTATTTCCGCATCGTCGAGGAACATCTGGCCAAGCGCGATTACCTGGCCAACAGCATCAGCTATGCGGACTTCATCCTGTATCCCAACTACGCGCTGCGCCGCAACCTGCTTGACCCGGCGGCATTCCCGGCGCTGGCGGCCTGGGCTGACCGTATGAGCCAGCGTCCCGGCGTCATCGCGGGCATGCGCTTGCATGCCGACACGGGGAAGTCGCCATGA